From a single Muntiacus reevesi chromosome 14, mMunRee1.1, whole genome shotgun sequence genomic region:
- the MRPL36 gene encoding large ribosomal subunit protein bL36m has product MPCGPQGEGSPQEKDAGARFDTRVGNILWRDAGNPLQYSCLENPMDRGAWRATVHGVAQSQAGLEGLERTRGEREGRVVRDKRKAGHGGREEPKDLRPRTDLAPPLCPAPLGPPRDPRRHLPSWRTFRAAASPSHCAGAAQGAGARAGDARHSRAGRALSRSSHDMATALLRRVASAVGPLLQLGGRPLSALAPAPPRAGPAARAPPGLVAALLAARPVLGLQPALGFKTKGVLKKRCKGCYLVKRRGRWFVYCKTNPKHKQRQM; this is encoded by the exons ATGCCCTGTGGCCCACAAGGGGAAGGGAGTCCCCAGGAAAAGGATGCAGGTGCTCGGTTTGATACCAGGGTCGGGAATATTCTATGGAGGGatgctggcaacccactccagtattcctgcctggagaatcccatggacagaggagcctggagggctacagttcatggggtcgcacagagtcaggcaggacttgaGGGACTTGAGCGCACACGCGGGGAACGGGAAGGCCGCGTTGTAAGGGATAAGAGAAAGGCAGGCCACGGGGGGAGGGAGGAACCCAAAGACCTTCGGCCCCGCACCGACTTGGCTCCGCCCCTGTGTCCGGCCCCGCTGGGACCGCCACGTGACCCCCGCCGCCATCTTCCTTCCTGGCGGACATTCCGAGCGGCGGCGTCCCCGTCCCACTGCGCAGGCGCGGCCCAGGGCGCAGGCGCACGGGCTGGGGACGCGCGCCACAGCCGAGCCGGGCGCGCTCTCTCCAG GTCCAGCCACGACATGGCCACCGCCCTCCTAAGGAGAGTGGCCTCCGCCGTGGGCCCGCTGCTGCAGCTGGGGGGCCGCCCGCTTTCCGCGCTCGCGCCTGCACCCCCGCGCGCTGGTCCTGCCGCCCGCGCGCCCCCCGGCCTGGTCGCCGCGCTCCTCGCCGCGCGCCCGGTGCTCGGCCTGCAGCCCGCCCTGGGCTTCAAGACCAAGGGCGTCCTCAAGAAGCGCTGCAAGGGCTGCTATCTGGTGAAGAGGCGCGGGCGCTGGTTCGTCTACTGCAAGACCAACCCGAAGCACAAGCAGAGGCAGATGTAG
- the NDUFS6 gene encoding NADH dehydrogenase [ubiquinone] iron-sulfur protein 6, mitochondrial produces MAAAVTFLRLLSRSGAVTRSLPGGARCFGVRTSPTGEKVTHTGQVYDDKDYRKVRFVGRQKEVNENFAIDLIAEQPVSQVGSRVISCDGGGGALGHPRVYINLDKDTKTGTCGYCGLQFRQQHH; encoded by the exons ATGGCGGCGGCGGTGACCTTCCTCAGGCTTCTGTCCCGGAGCGGCGCGGTGACGCGGAGCCTGCCCGGGGGCGCCAGGTGCTTCGGGGTACGGACCTCGCCGACCGGGGAGAAGGTCACGCACACCGGCCAG gTTTATGATGATAAAGACTACAGGAAAGTTCGATTTGTGGGTCGTCAGAAAGAG GTGAACGAGAACTTCGCCATTGATCTGATAGCGGAGCAGCCCGTGAGCCAAGTCGGGAGTCGGGTGATATCGTGCGACGGCGGCGGGGGGGCCCTGGGCCACCCCAGAGTGTACATAAACCTG GACAAAGACACCAAGACGGGGACGTGCGGCTACTGCGGCCTGCAGTTCCGGCAGCAGCACCACTAG